In Haloarcula rubripromontorii, the sequence AGGTCTGTAAGGTGATGGACAAGGCCATCGAGACCGGCGCACCCATCATCGGCCTGAACGACTCCGCCGGCGCACGCATCCAGGAGGGCATCGACTCGCTTGCGGGCTATGCCGACATCTTCCACCGAAACCAGCAGGCTAGCGGCGTCGTCCCGCAGATTTCGGCCATCATGGGGCCGTGTGCCGGCGGCGCGGTGTACTCCCCCTCCATCACGGACTTCGTCTACATGGTCGAGGAGACCAGCCACATGTTCATCACCGGGCCGGACGTCATCGAGACGGTGACCGGTGAGGAGGTCGGCTTCGACGAACTCGGCGGCGCGAAGACCCACGCCTCCGAGTCCGGGGTGGCCCACTTCACGGCCGCCGACGAGAAGGAAGCGATGGACGACATCCGCTACCTGCTGTCGTATCTTCCCCAGAACAACATCGAGGACCCGCCGCGGGTCGAACCCTGGGACGACCCCGAGCGCCGGGACGAGGCACTGAAGACGGCTGTGCCCGACGCCCCACAGAAGCCCTACGACATGACGGACGTCGTCGGACGCATCGTCGACGAGGACTCCTTCTTCGAGGTCGCCGAGGACTTTGCGCGCAATATCGTCATCGGGTTCGCCCGCATGGACGGCCACAGCGTCGGCGTCGTCGGCAATCAGCCCCGGGTCAACGCCGGGACCCTCGACATCAACGCCTCGCGGAAGGGCGCTCGCTTCGTCCGCTTCTGTGACGCGTTCAATATCCCCATCCTGACGTTCGTCGACGTGCCCGGCTTCATGCCCGGCAAGGACCAGGAAACGAACGCCATCATCAACCACGGCGCGAAGCTCCTGTACGCCTACTCCGAG encodes:
- a CDS encoding acyl-CoA carboxylase subunit beta, yielding MSHDDRVEDLRERKAEAKRGGGEERIEAQHDRGKLTARERIDYFLDDGTFVEIDSLREHRSTNFDMADKKVPGDGVVVGYGKVDGRRVYVFAHDFTVFGGSLGEAFAQKVCKVMDKAIETGAPIIGLNDSAGARIQEGIDSLAGYADIFHRNQQASGVVPQISAIMGPCAGGAVYSPSITDFVYMVEETSHMFITGPDVIETVTGEEVGFDELGGAKTHASESGVAHFTAADEKEAMDDIRYLLSYLPQNNIEDPPRVEPWDDPERRDEALKTAVPDAPQKPYDMTDVVGRIVDEDSFFEVAEDFARNIVIGFARMDGHSVGVVGNQPRVNAGTLDINASRKGARFVRFCDAFNIPILTFVDVPGFMPGKDQETNAIINHGAKLLYAYSEATVPLVTVITRKAYGGAYDVMASKHIGADMNYAWPTAEIAVMGPQGAVNVLYDDELEDADDVEARRQQLIDEYRDAFANPYTAAERGFVDDVIEPQETRPRLIDDLDLLRGKRKDQPDRKHGNIPL